One Actinomycetota bacterium genomic window carries:
- a CDS encoding LacI family DNA-binding transcriptional regulator → MTERRHVGIRDVARAAGVSITTVSHALNEKGGVSEGTRQRVREVAESLGYRPDPRGRQLASGRTGLVALTVSLPDGVHELIEEFVHNAHLIDAATATAIARGLALVIVPSGEATIWDRLPLDGLIVVDPVPDDPAVRELRNRAVPIVTVGKLPEGDVDTRVVDNDYPVGTAAMLDHLVGSGARRVGVMTLSIGESFESDSLAAYRAWCERRGSEPWVYATEHVDWASPRTWVGFEEIARTAAAGCLDAPDAPDALYCLSESYAMAVLAECARRGIDVPGDLMVATLSDRGLADGTKPPLTSLELHPRDLGTAAAEMLADLVEGTVTDPSPVTISTKVVPRASTARG, encoded by the coding sequence ATGACTGAACGCCGCCACGTGGGCATCCGAGACGTCGCGCGGGCGGCCGGCGTGTCGATCACCACCGTCTCCCACGCCCTCAACGAGAAGGGCGGGGTCTCCGAGGGAACGCGACAGCGCGTCCGGGAGGTCGCCGAGAGCCTCGGGTACCGGCCCGACCCCCGGGGTCGGCAGCTGGCGTCGGGACGCACGGGGCTGGTGGCCTTGACCGTGTCGCTCCCCGACGGGGTGCACGAGCTGATCGAGGAGTTCGTGCACAACGCCCACCTGATCGACGCGGCGACCGCCACCGCGATCGCGCGTGGGCTAGCGCTCGTCATCGTGCCGTCGGGCGAGGCGACGATCTGGGACCGGCTGCCGCTCGACGGCCTGATCGTCGTCGATCCGGTGCCCGACGACCCCGCGGTTCGCGAGCTGCGGAACCGGGCGGTGCCGATCGTGACCGTCGGCAAGCTGCCCGAGGGCGACGTCGACACGAGGGTCGTCGACAACGACTACCCGGTCGGCACCGCCGCGATGCTGGATCACCTCGTGGGGTCCGGCGCCCGCCGCGTGGGAGTCATGACGTTGTCGATCGGGGAGTCCTTCGAATCCGACAGCCTGGCGGCGTACCGCGCGTGGTGCGAACGCCGCGGCTCGGAGCCGTGGGTCTACGCCACCGAGCACGTCGACTGGGCATCGCCGCGAACGTGGGTCGGGTTCGAAGAGATCGCGCGGACGGCCGCGGCGGGCTGCCTCGACGCACCCGACGCGCCCGATGCCCTGTACTGCCTCTCCGAGTCGTACGCGATGGCCGTGCTGGCAGAATGCGCCCGGCGAGGGATCGACGTGCCAGGCGACCTGATGGTGGCCACGCTCTCCGATCGCGGGCTGGCCGACGGCACGAAACCGCCGCTCACCTCTCTCGAGCTACACCCGCGTGACCTCGGCACGGCCGCCGCCGAGATGCTGGCCGATCTGGTCGAAGGCACCGTGACCGATCCCTCCCCCGTGACGATCTCGACGAAGGTGGTGCCTCGCGCGTCCACCGCGCGGGGATGA
- a CDS encoding class I fructose-bisphosphate aldolase has product MTSMQETARALVAPSRGILAADESTGTIAKRFASIDVESTEDARRRYRQLLFTTPGIGEHISGAILYDETIRQSTDDGRRFVDVLVDAGVIPGIKVDTGAKPLALFPGETVTEGLDGLRERLAEYVELGARFAKWRATISIGEGLPTDGAIAANAHAMARYAALCQEAGIVPIVEPEVLMDGDHGLAACEAATGRTLDALYSALATARIDLPGSLLKVNMVVPGKGCPTQDADVVIAEATVGCLTAHVPTEVPGVVFLSGGMSDEHATSRLNEMNRIGAGSLPWELSFSYGRALQAPSLAAWRGDDANVAAAQAALAHRARMNGLARTGAYRSNLETSAA; this is encoded by the coding sequence ATGACCTCGATGCAGGAGACCGCACGGGCGCTGGTGGCGCCGTCCAGGGGCATCCTGGCGGCCGACGAATCGACCGGCACGATCGCGAAACGCTTCGCCTCGATCGACGTCGAGTCGACCGAGGACGCGCGCCGGCGCTATCGCCAGCTGCTCTTCACGACTCCCGGGATCGGCGAACACATCAGCGGGGCGATCCTCTACGACGAGACGATCCGCCAGTCGACCGACGACGGACGCCGGTTCGTCGACGTGCTCGTCGACGCGGGCGTGATCCCAGGGATCAAGGTGGATACCGGCGCGAAGCCGCTGGCGCTGTTCCCCGGCGAGACCGTGACCGAGGGGCTCGATGGCCTGCGTGAGCGGCTCGCCGAGTACGTGGAGCTCGGCGCACGGTTCGCGAAGTGGCGGGCCACGATCTCGATCGGCGAGGGGCTGCCCACCGACGGCGCGATCGCGGCGAACGCGCATGCGATGGCCCGCTACGCGGCGCTCTGCCAGGAGGCAGGCATCGTGCCGATCGTGGAGCCCGAGGTGCTGATGGATGGCGACCACGGCCTCGCCGCGTGCGAGGCGGCGACCGGGCGTACGCTCGACGCGCTCTACTCGGCTCTCGCGACGGCGCGGATCGACCTCCCGGGCTCGCTGCTCAAGGTGAACATGGTCGTGCCGGGGAAGGGATGCCCCACGCAGGACGCCGACGTCGTGATCGCCGAGGCGACGGTCGGGTGCCTCACCGCGCACGTTCCCACCGAGGTGCCCGGCGTCGTGTTCCTGTCGGGGGGCATGAGCGACGAGCACGCGACGAGCCGGCTGAACGAGATGAACCGCATCGGTGCAGGCTCCCTACCCTGGGAGCTGAGCTTCTCCTACGGACGGGCGCTGCAGGCGCCTTCGCTCGCGGCCTGGCGAGGCGACGACGCGAACGTCGCGGCCGCCCAGGCGGCGCTGGCCCACCGGGCCCGCATGAACGGCCTGGCGCGGACCGGCGCGTACCGGAGTAACCTGGAAACCTCTGCAGCGTAA
- a CDS encoding L,D-transpeptidase: protein MRNLNLRASWVAIGIALALAVASPVASGLTGIAGAVQVDLVAGAVSNAHDLEAFGDAGTVAATGGTKEPGRSRAASAAPSAPRPAERTKHLLVRVPRDLAVRARPDAHARVVGRMPSGSKYYDVAVTAWVEEVSPDGRWGRVEIPYVWPRRQGWMPLRGLARRTTGIEVHVDLSEHRVTVTKLDRLLFGMPAATGAAASPTPPGEYFVTDRIPFSGGYLGTFAFGISGIQPKLPPGWSGGNQLAIHGTNDPSSIGRSASAGCLRVSERSLDRLKPLLQLGTPVIVVP from the coding sequence ATGCGCAACCTCAACCTGCGCGCGTCGTGGGTGGCGATCGGGATCGCGCTCGCCCTCGCGGTCGCCTCACCCGTCGCGTCCGGGCTCACGGGCATCGCCGGTGCGGTGCAGGTCGACCTCGTCGCCGGGGCCGTCTCGAACGCGCACGACCTGGAGGCGTTCGGCGACGCCGGCACCGTCGCGGCCACGGGGGGAACGAAGGAGCCGGGTCGGTCACGAGCCGCGAGCGCGGCGCCGAGCGCGCCACGACCCGCCGAGCGCACGAAGCACCTGCTCGTGCGCGTCCCTCGCGACCTCGCGGTCCGCGCCCGCCCCGACGCCCACGCTCGGGTGGTCGGCAGGATGCCGAGCGGATCGAAGTACTACGACGTGGCGGTCACGGCCTGGGTCGAGGAGGTTTCCCCCGACGGCCGCTGGGGCCGGGTCGAGATCCCGTACGTCTGGCCGCGGCGCCAGGGATGGATGCCCCTGCGAGGGCTCGCCAGGCGCACGACGGGCATCGAGGTCCACGTCGATCTCTCCGAGCACCGCGTCACGGTCACGAAGCTCGACCGGCTGCTGTTCGGCATGCCGGCAGCGACAGGGGCGGCGGCGTCGCCGACGCCTCCCGGCGAGTACTTCGTGACCGACCGCATCCCGTTCTCGGGCGGATACCTCGGCACCTTCGCGTTCGGCATCTCGGGCATCCAGCCGAAGCTTCCGCCCGGGTGGAGCGGCGGGAACCAACTCGCGATCCACGGCACGAACGACCCGTCGTCGATCGGACGATCGGCGAGCGCCGGGTGTCTCCGCGTGAGCGAGCGCTCGCTCGATCGCCTGAAGCCGCTGTTGCAGCTCGGCACGCCGGTGATCGTCGTCCCCTGA